From the genome of Thermococcus chitonophagus, one region includes:
- a CDS encoding DUF1464 family protein: MVKAVGIDSGTKSMDIFGFDDETNEVIIDVAVDRNEVTRNPRIIIDILRQVQEEHGKIDAIVGPCGYGIPLKPAREATDEEIALATFITRADVERRLKIVGLRELMVLMREAQDLNIYFTPGVIHLPTVPEWRKANRIDLGTADKVFTVALSIVRHSEKEGVPYNRVNLIAVEIGFAYTSAMAVKNGQIVDAMAGTAGFPGYLGMGFMDSELAYALANALDDFGKLILFEGGSAYIAGIDPFTITPEEFVKLAKTDERVAKGYNAMVEAIVKDVFTLLPSVKPEAIYLSGRFSRIPEFFKDVKDVLEDAFSKYGFSVEVRKLESRAKAKEAAEGSAIIANGIAGGVYKELVDVLRLRESSGSIFDWVYLKEKDKLKIFERLEL, encoded by the coding sequence ATGGTTAAGGCTGTAGGTATAGATTCTGGAACCAAGAGCATGGACATATTCGGGTTCGATGATGAAACGAACGAGGTCATAATTGATGTTGCCGTGGACAGGAACGAGGTAACGAGGAACCCCAGGATAATAATTGACATCCTTAGGCAGGTTCAAGAGGAGCATGGAAAGATAGATGCCATCGTTGGTCCCTGCGGTTATGGAATCCCTCTAAAGCCTGCAAGGGAGGCAACAGATGAAGAGATAGCCTTGGCGACGTTCATAACGAGAGCTGACGTTGAGAGGAGGCTCAAGATAGTTGGCTTAAGGGAGCTAATGGTTCTCATGAGGGAGGCTCAAGATCTAAACATATACTTCACTCCTGGGGTCATTCATCTCCCTACGGTTCCGGAGTGGAGGAAGGCCAACAGAATTGACCTTGGAACCGCTGATAAGGTTTTCACAGTGGCGCTTTCAATAGTTAGGCACTCAGAGAAGGAAGGGGTTCCCTACAATAGGGTTAACCTGATAGCGGTTGAGATAGGCTTTGCTTACACATCGGCGATGGCCGTTAAGAACGGGCAAATAGTTGATGCAATGGCTGGAACCGCGGGCTTTCCGGGCTACTTGGGCATGGGCTTCATGGACTCTGAGCTTGCCTATGCATTAGCTAATGCTTTAGATGACTTCGGCAAGCTAATATTGTTTGAAGGAGGCTCGGCTTACATAGCTGGCATCGATCCCTTCACAATAACTCCAGAAGAGTTTGTTAAGCTTGCTAAAACCGATGAGAGGGTGGCTAAAGGCTACAACGCAATGGTAGAGGCCATAGTTAAGGATGTCTTCACTTTGCTCCCTTCAGTAAAACCGGAGGCAATATACCTGAGCGGTAGATTCTCGAGAATTCCGGAATTCTTCAAGGACGTTAAGGATGTACTGGAGGATGCATTCTCCAAGTACGGCTTTAGTGTTGAGGTGAGGAAGCTAGAGAGCAGGGCTAAGGCCAAAGAAGCCGCAGAGGGTAGTGCAATAATAGCAAACGGCATTGCTGGAGGGGTGTACAAAGAGCTAGTTGATGTCCTGAGGCTTAGGGAGAGCTCTGGAAGCATCTTCGACTGGGTTTATCTAAAGGAGAAGGATAAGCTTAAGATCTTTGAGAGGCTTGAGCTTTAA
- a CDS encoding potassium channel family protein: MKELEEIKDCLIEMKNLSSLMVDLALSSVMYNSEEIAEEVYLLEEKIDELTLKVKKLALRAAKNLDDPESMLSVIEMATINEQISDSAYEIADIVLRDVEPHPIIRKIMHDVEEEIGRVKVHAGSILIGQTLKQLKLPSKIGVRLIAIKRGNRYIYNPSSDETIKEGDVLIAVGAGIDKLRELSNEKSEEEEELE; the protein is encoded by the coding sequence ATGAAAGAGTTAGAAGAGATTAAGGACTGTTTAATCGAAATGAAGAATCTTTCCTCTCTAATGGTGGACTTAGCGCTTTCCTCCGTTATGTACAATAGCGAGGAGATAGCGGAGGAAGTTTATCTTCTTGAGGAGAAAATTGATGAGCTAACGCTAAAAGTGAAAAAGTTAGCATTAAGGGCAGCAAAAAACCTGGATGATCCCGAAAGCATGCTAAGTGTTATAGAAATGGCCACGATAAACGAGCAGATAAGTGATTCCGCTTACGAAATTGCAGATATAGTACTGAGAGATGTCGAGCCTCACCCAATAATAAGAAAGATAATGCATGATGTTGAGGAAGAGATTGGAAGAGTTAAGGTTCATGCAGGCTCAATATTAATCGGACAAACCCTTAAACAGTTAAAACTGCCCTCAAAGATTGGAGTGAGGCTGATAGCAATCAAGAGAGGGAACAGATACATATACAATCCCTCTAGCGATGAAACAATAAAAGAGGGAGACGTCTTAATAGCGGTTGGAGCGGGGATAGATAAGCTTAGAGAGCTTTCAAATGAGAAGTCAGAGGAGGAAGAAGAGCTAGAATAG
- a CDS encoding isoaspartyl peptidase/L-asparaginase family protein, giving the protein MVAIIVHGGAGTIRKEGRIPKVIEGVKKAVLAGWRELKKGSALDAVEEAVKVLEDNPLFNAGTGSVLTIDGKVEMDAAIMRGKTLEAGAVAGIWGVKNPISVARKVMEKTDHVLLIGEGAVKFARLMGFPEYDPITEERKKQWAELKEKLLKGEVRHWKKLGELIREYPEVLRSTVGAVAFDGEEVVAGTSTGGVFLKMFGRVGDTPIIGAGTYANEVAGASCTGLGEVAIRLVLAKTATDFVRLGMDAQTASDAAISLATKYFGKDTMGIIMVDSQGNVGFAKNTKHMSYAYMKEGMEEPEAGV; this is encoded by the coding sequence ATGGTCGCGATAATCGTTCATGGGGGAGCTGGTACTATAAGAAAGGAAGGCAGAATACCTAAAGTCATTGAAGGAGTCAAGAAGGCCGTTTTAGCCGGATGGAGGGAATTAAAGAAGGGTTCTGCCTTAGATGCGGTTGAGGAGGCCGTGAAGGTTCTCGAAGATAACCCCCTCTTTAACGCAGGAACGGGCAGTGTTCTTACCATAGATGGAAAAGTGGAAATGGATGCTGCCATAATGCGAGGTAAGACGCTTGAGGCTGGTGCAGTTGCTGGCATATGGGGGGTTAAGAATCCAATAAGCGTGGCGAGGAAGGTTATGGAGAAAACCGATCACGTTCTCTTAATTGGTGAGGGTGCCGTTAAGTTCGCGAGGCTAATGGGTTTTCCAGAGTATGATCCGATAACCGAGGAGAGAAAGAAGCAGTGGGCTGAGCTTAAAGAAAAGCTCTTAAAAGGTGAGGTTAGGCACTGGAAGAAACTTGGAGAGCTTATACGGGAATATCCTGAGGTGTTAAGGAGCACAGTTGGGGCTGTAGCTTTCGACGGCGAGGAGGTTGTGGCGGGAACTTCTACTGGAGGAGTATTCCTGAAGATGTTTGGAAGGGTTGGAGACACGCCAATAATTGGCGCTGGAACTTATGCAAATGAAGTTGCCGGGGCCTCGTGCACTGGACTTGGAGAGGTTGCGATAAGACTAGTCCTAGCCAAGACTGCTACTGATTTTGTTCGTTTAGGAATGGACGCTCAGACTGCAAGTGATGCCGCGATAAGCCTTGCGACCAAGTACTTCGGCAAGGATACGATGGGGATAATAATGGTGGACTCCCAGGGAAATGTAGGTTTTGCCAAGAACACTAAGCATATGAGCTACGCCTACATGAAGGAGGGCATGGAAGAGCCGGAGGCTGGTGTTTAG
- a CDS encoding beta-ribofuranosylaminobenzene 5'-phosphate synthase family protein has protein sequence MVIKVRAPAHLHTGNPDLSGDMGRLFGTLGFAIEYPYLEIEVREAGKDKTNDEDALKFLERLREKYEFPPVEIEVKHYIPKWVGVGFHTTLALSLGKAVSELFGLNLSWEDIALTVRRGLITALGLYAVKVGGFIVEGGFPVDKREKVVPPLIFRGEVPENWLFVVAIPETPRKVLAEVRKREDEILENLKKMPPELADRLSRIVLMKILPAFVDKDIRTFGEGLYQFNHLLGEFWSDYQENVYCCDLVNEGIKIMLEDLYCACQTSWGPTFYGLTDSRKKAEECVGKLKAFLEENGDGGEVFITKADNGGARWLRL, from the coding sequence ATGGTGATAAAAGTTAGGGCCCCTGCTCATCTTCACACGGGAAATCCCGATTTAAGCGGCGATATGGGGAGGCTATTTGGGACACTTGGCTTTGCGATAGAGTACCCTTACCTGGAAATAGAGGTCAGGGAGGCAGGGAAGGATAAAACGAACGATGAAGATGCTTTAAAGTTCCTTGAGAGGTTGAGAGAGAAGTACGAGTTCCCTCCAGTTGAAATAGAGGTTAAGCATTACATTCCAAAGTGGGTCGGGGTAGGCTTTCACACAACCTTGGCCTTAAGCTTGGGAAAGGCCGTCAGCGAGCTCTTCGGTCTAAACTTATCATGGGAGGATATCGCGCTAACGGTGAGGAGAGGTTTGATAACTGCCCTCGGCCTCTACGCTGTAAAGGTTGGTGGGTTTATAGTTGAAGGGGGTTTTCCAGTTGATAAGAGAGAGAAGGTAGTTCCCCCCCTAATATTTAGGGGAGAAGTTCCCGAGAACTGGCTCTTTGTAGTTGCCATTCCTGAAACCCCTCGAAAAGTTCTGGCGGAGGTGAGAAAGAGGGAGGATGAGATACTTGAAAACCTGAAGAAGATGCCTCCGGAACTAGCTGATAGGCTTTCAAGAATAGTTCTGATGAAGATCCTCCCGGCGTTCGTTGATAAGGACATCAGAACTTTTGGAGAGGGTCTCTACCAGTTCAACCACCTCTTAGGTGAGTTCTGGAGTGACTATCAGGAGAACGTTTACTGTTGCGATCTCGTTAACGAGGGGATAAAGATAATGCTTGAAGACCTTTATTGTGCATGTCAAACCAGCTGGGGTCCAACCTTTTACGGGCTAACGGATAGTAGAAAGAAAGCTGAGGAATGCGTGGGTAAATTGAAGGCATTTTTGGAAGAGAATGGGGACGGCGGTGAAGTTTTCATAACTAAAGCGGATAATGGTGGTGCAAGATGGTTAAGGCTGTAG
- a CDS encoding MFS transporter: protein MEKDVPVLVIATAVGQLFLQFSWFIMPFYLKALGYGMDKMGILFSIQTLTGGLFFLLAGQISLRIGYKKTLIVAAILGALGRVLQILAFNFLTLIAGFFLVGINMGLRDPNYSALLSEKVSSEEERHKLFSYSFGLGTLANALGVLVAGYLPGYLMSNGMPKEIAYRVILSLALIQFAIVLPALAIIKDVPVREQKIKWRRDLIVKILKFSLPSAIIGLGAGITIPFMSIYFNMRFGRNIRDISWVFFGQQLVMGLGSFLLPKLVNRIGPVKVITYFQWSAAFLFLIFPSLPTFLLAAIVYVIRSILMNIVWPVNDSFMMGFFSTEEKATAAGIRRAFSTFMRALGNYTGGVLFAVSLAYPFYATAILYILATAMFYAFFIRHND, encoded by the coding sequence ATGGAGAAGGACGTCCCAGTGCTGGTCATTGCAACCGCCGTAGGCCAGCTCTTCCTCCAGTTTTCCTGGTTCATAATGCCCTTCTACCTCAAAGCATTAGGCTACGGAATGGATAAAATGGGTATCCTCTTCTCAATTCAAACCCTAACGGGGGGACTTTTCTTTCTCCTTGCAGGTCAGATATCATTAAGGATCGGATACAAGAAAACATTGATAGTGGCAGCTATCCTGGGGGCACTTGGGAGAGTACTTCAAATTCTAGCATTCAACTTCCTAACGCTCATCGCGGGATTCTTTTTAGTAGGCATAAATATGGGGCTGAGGGATCCAAATTATTCAGCCCTTTTAAGTGAGAAAGTTTCAAGTGAAGAAGAGAGACACAAGTTATTCTCGTACTCCTTCGGCCTCGGAACCCTTGCAAATGCCCTTGGGGTTCTTGTTGCGGGATATTTGCCGGGATACCTCATGAGCAACGGCATGCCCAAAGAAATTGCATACAGGGTCATATTATCTCTAGCCCTTATTCAGTTTGCAATTGTCCTTCCCGCGTTGGCCATAATAAAGGACGTTCCCGTAAGAGAGCAGAAGATTAAGTGGAGAAGAGATTTGATAGTTAAGATCCTCAAATTCTCCCTGCCAAGCGCCATAATAGGTCTTGGGGCAGGGATAACGATACCTTTCATGAGCATCTACTTCAACATGCGCTTTGGAAGGAACATTAGAGACATAAGCTGGGTGTTCTTTGGCCAGCAACTCGTCATGGGACTTGGCTCATTCCTCCTTCCAAAGCTCGTCAATAGAATAGGCCCCGTTAAGGTCATTACATACTTCCAGTGGAGCGCGGCATTCCTCTTCCTTATCTTCCCCTCCCTACCAACTTTCCTTCTGGCAGCGATCGTTTACGTGATTCGCTCAATATTGATGAATATAGTGTGGCCGGTAAACGACTCATTCATGATGGGATTCTTCTCAACGGAAGAAAAAGCAACAGCAGCAGGAATAAGGAGAGCATTTTCAACGTTTATGAGGGCCTTAGGCAACTATACCGGTGGTGTCCTGTTTGCTGTGTCCTTAGCCTACCCCTTCTATGCAACAGCAATTCTGTACATCCTTGCAACGGCCATGTTCTACGCGTTCTTCATTCGGCATAACGACTGA
- the purC gene encoding phosphoribosylaminoimidazolesuccinocarboxamide synthase, whose translation MDIYEGKAKKMIPIDEDKFIMEFKDDATAFDGVKKAKFKGKGWLNAQISARLFKLLEEHGIKTHFIGVAGDNRLIVERLKMYPIEVVVRNVVAGSLKKRLPLPEGYELPEPIVELYYKSDELHDPMINYYHAKILGVSEEEIKEMERIALKVNEILKRYFAERGIILVDFKLEFGKNKKGEIVLADEISPDTCRFWDAETKKSLDKDVFRFDKGDLIEAYRELYKRLTGEEAPTF comes from the coding sequence ATGGACATATACGAGGGAAAGGCAAAGAAAATGATACCAATTGACGAGGACAAATTCATCATGGAGTTTAAGGATGATGCAACGGCATTTGATGGAGTTAAAAAAGCCAAATTCAAGGGAAAGGGATGGCTGAATGCCCAAATTTCCGCGAGATTATTTAAACTCCTTGAGGAGCACGGTATAAAGACCCATTTCATAGGTGTTGCTGGAGATAACAGGCTGATAGTTGAGAGGCTCAAGATGTACCCAATCGAAGTTGTAGTGAGAAACGTTGTCGCAGGAAGCTTAAAGAAAAGGCTCCCCCTGCCAGAAGGTTACGAGTTGCCAGAACCTATCGTCGAGCTGTATTATAAGAGCGATGAGCTCCATGATCCAATGATAAATTACTACCACGCAAAGATTCTAGGCGTCAGCGAGGAAGAGATTAAAGAGATGGAAAGAATAGCCCTTAAGGTTAATGAAATATTGAAAAGGTACTTCGCTGAGAGAGGAATAATACTCGTGGACTTCAAGCTCGAGTTCGGAAAGAACAAGAAAGGTGAAATAGTACTGGCCGACGAGATAAGCCCAGACACGTGCAGGTTCTGGGATGCCGAAACTAAGAAGAGCTTAGACAAAGACGTATTCAGGTTCGATAAGGGAGACCTAATCGAGGCGTACAGGGAACTCTATAAGAGGCTCACAGGCGAGGAAGCACCAACTTTCTGA
- a CDS encoding phosphate signaling complex PhoU family protein, with product MEFRKIQFTGRSSYIVSLPKSWVKEHGLKQGDIVSLTVNPDGSITIFPGKPKDHGLKKTLKICKKFSPDMAVRLVISAYIQGYDTIEIILRDEMPLYKVAVRKTLQSLPGVEIILDEPQKIVAKSLLDEDEINLAELLGRMESIVKSMFGDLELIIQDPKNKELLRDINDLENELDRFYFLIIRAVNRLLSKRGVSEESGIIRRTFDLIGVLLIARNIERIGDHIIRIAENPSDINVPYLIEKFTEMLSQVETRDLEKVDKLMLELSEEAKKIDYRASIAMDSYRRILEYLENIGETIINMAIS from the coding sequence ATGGAGTTTAGAAAAATACAGTTCACTGGCAGGAGTTCGTATATAGTCTCCCTCCCGAAGTCGTGGGTTAAAGAGCATGGACTAAAGCAGGGAGACATTGTTTCTCTTACAGTGAATCCCGATGGCAGTATAACGATTTTTCCGGGGAAACCAAAAGATCATGGACTTAAGAAGACCCTTAAAATATGCAAGAAGTTCTCCCCTGATATGGCTGTTAGGCTTGTCATATCAGCATATATTCAGGGGTATGATACTATAGAGATTATCCTCAGAGATGAAATGCCTCTATATAAAGTCGCAGTTAGGAAGACATTGCAGAGCCTTCCTGGGGTTGAGATAATACTTGATGAGCCTCAGAAGATAGTTGCTAAAAGCTTACTGGATGAAGATGAGATAAACCTTGCCGAATTACTTGGTAGAATGGAGTCAATAGTTAAGTCGATGTTTGGTGATCTTGAGCTAATAATCCAAGATCCAAAGAATAAGGAGTTGCTAAGGGACATAAATGATCTGGAGAACGAGCTTGACAGGTTCTACTTCCTTATAATTAGGGCCGTAAACAGGTTATTATCTAAGAGGGGGGTCAGCGAGGAAAGTGGTATAATAAGGAGGACGTTTGATTTGATAGGTGTTCTCTTGATAGCGAGGAACATTGAGAGGATAGGTGATCACATAATAAGGATAGCCGAAAATCCAAGCGATATTAACGTTCCTTATCTCATAGAGAAATTTACCGAAATGTTGTCTCAAGTGGAAACAAGAGATTTGGAGAAAGTTGACAAATTAATGCTCGAGCTTAGTGAAGAGGCTAAGAAAATAGATTACAGGGCTTCTATAGCAATGGATAGCTACAGAAGGATTCTTGAGTACCTGGAGAACATAGGTGAAACGATAATCAATATGGCAATAAGTTAG
- a CDS encoding TIGR00266 family protein yields the protein MEYKIEHRPSFSLLEIQLGPGEAVQAEAGAMVYMDPTVSLETKARGGIFGALKRSILGGESFFVNVFRGPGKVGFAPGYPGDIIGLEIDGKLYAQSGAFIAASENIDIDVKFGGATTFIGREGVFLLEMRGRGMVFLSSYGAIQKISLNGESLIVDTGHMVAFTEGIDFTIKRVGGLKSTLFSGEGLVFEFRGTGDVYIQTRSLDGFLSWILPYLPKS from the coding sequence ATGGAGTACAAGATAGAACACAGGCCAAGTTTCTCCCTTTTAGAGATTCAACTCGGCCCTGGAGAGGCTGTCCAAGCTGAAGCTGGAGCAATGGTTTATATGGATCCAACGGTTTCTTTAGAGACCAAAGCAAGGGGAGGAATATTCGGAGCACTTAAAAGGTCAATCCTTGGTGGAGAGAGCTTCTTCGTTAACGTTTTCAGGGGCCCAGGAAAAGTTGGATTTGCCCCGGGGTATCCTGGGGATATAATAGGGCTCGAGATAGATGGAAAGCTGTACGCACAGAGCGGAGCATTCATAGCTGCTTCAGAAAACATAGATATAGATGTTAAGTTTGGTGGAGCCACAACCTTCATCGGAAGGGAAGGAGTATTTCTCTTGGAGATGAGGGGTAGAGGGATGGTGTTCCTATCAAGCTATGGAGCAATTCAAAAGATCTCGCTCAATGGAGAAAGCCTTATCGTAGACACAGGACACATGGTGGCATTTACAGAAGGAATAGACTTCACGATAAAAAGAGTTGGAGGGCTTAAAAGCACCCTCTTTAGCGGTGAAGGTCTAGTGTTTGAGTTCAGAGGTACTGGGGATGTTTACATACAGACTAGGAGCTTAGATGGATTCTTAAGCTGGATACTGCCATATCTTCCGAAATCTTAG
- a CDS encoding MFS transporter, translating to MGSFKYLWFLNFSTFFFFLGISLLNPLISPYAITLGAQPFLVGLVAGVASGVSLVSKLFGGYVGDKGYRFHAMFLGNVLGIVAGFLYIFSGLSGSITVFAVGRAIHGFAMGIFFPSSLSSAVDLAPRGRVGEALGWRGMMFSLGNIVGPAIGGFVSDKFGFTFAFALTISFSILGALFVLFVWREIGEIHIDKHEENVGYRKLLRPFFVSASLALFFISMAYSGVVTFLPALYKVSGLGQSVFGFYMMLMGFSSFLTRIVGGKSADKIGPIPVARFGIFIIFLGYLSLLKFKFPPYSYVPAVVSGLGFGLSLPALQFMALARLPQKIRTMGSSIYTMFFDLGMLSGQVVLGYVAQLRGYEGVFPVIAFLPLISIILVNVPLLWRDKNEG from the coding sequence GTGGGAAGTTTTAAGTATCTATGGTTCCTTAACTTCTCAACGTTCTTCTTTTTCCTGGGAATAAGCCTCCTTAATCCCCTGATTTCCCCTTATGCGATAACCTTGGGAGCTCAGCCCTTCCTCGTTGGGTTAGTTGCGGGAGTTGCAAGCGGTGTCTCCCTTGTGTCTAAGCTGTTTGGTGGCTACGTGGGGGATAAGGGATACAGGTTTCATGCGATGTTCCTTGGCAATGTCCTGGGTATAGTAGCTGGTTTTTTGTACATATTCTCGGGTCTTTCTGGAAGTATAACGGTCTTTGCAGTGGGGAGAGCAATTCATGGTTTTGCTATGGGTATTTTCTTCCCTTCATCTCTCTCCTCTGCTGTAGATCTGGCACCTAGGGGCAGGGTTGGTGAAGCTCTTGGTTGGAGGGGTATGATGTTTTCCCTGGGGAACATTGTGGGACCTGCAATTGGAGGCTTCGTATCGGATAAGTTTGGCTTTACATTTGCTTTCGCTTTAACGATCTCGTTTTCTATACTTGGCGCGCTTTTCGTGCTCTTTGTGTGGAGAGAGATCGGGGAGATCCATATAGATAAGCATGAAGAGAATGTGGGCTATAGAAAGCTCTTAAGGCCCTTCTTTGTTTCAGCTTCCCTTGCACTCTTTTTCATATCGATGGCTTACTCAGGCGTAGTTACCTTTTTACCAGCTCTGTACAAAGTTTCGGGGTTGGGTCAGAGTGTTTTTGGCTTCTATATGATGTTGATGGGCTTTTCATCGTTTCTTACAAGAATAGTTGGCGGCAAGAGTGCTGATAAGATTGGACCAATTCCCGTTGCGAGGTTTGGAATCTTCATAATCTTCTTGGGGTATCTTTCTCTGCTCAAGTTTAAGTTCCCCCCTTACTCTTATGTTCCTGCGGTTGTGTCTGGGCTTGGTTTTGGGCTTTCTCTTCCAGCCCTCCAGTTCATGGCTTTGGCGAGGCTACCCCAAAAGATAAGGACGATGGGGTCAAGCATATATACGATGTTCTTTGATTTGGGAATGCTCTCGGGCCAGGTTGTACTGGGCTATGTCGCCCAACTTAGGGGATATGAGGGAGTGTTCCCTGTTATAGCTTTCCTTCCGCTAATTTCAATAATTTTGGTAAATGTTCCTCTCTTGTGGAGGGATAAGAATGAAGGTTAG
- a CDS encoding potassium channel family protein, with product MEDIEEFRYEPKSVKEIFIEMKNTVELMIDLAYASILFGDKEIAEEVLELEERMDLLNYQLMTHTVLAARNVKEAEQATTILQMANAIEDISNAAGDLAKMVLEGVELHPIIKETILEGEEVIGRIVVSPDSILVGRTLGELELASNTGVWIIAVRRGKRWIFGPDKEFKIRAGDILIGRGTRTSIDQLKEIARGVIRVIGNERVRRD from the coding sequence ATGGAAGATATCGAAGAGTTTAGGTACGAACCTAAGAGTGTAAAAGAGATATTCATAGAAATGAAGAACACTGTCGAGCTCATGATTGACCTTGCATATGCCTCAATACTCTTTGGAGACAAAGAGATAGCAGAAGAAGTTCTAGAACTCGAAGAAAGAATGGATTTACTGAACTATCAGCTAATGACCCATACAGTTCTTGCAGCGAGGAATGTTAAAGAGGCAGAACAAGCAACTACCATACTCCAGATGGCAAATGCAATAGAGGACATATCAAATGCTGCAGGTGACTTAGCAAAGATGGTTCTTGAGGGAGTTGAGCTACACCCAATAATAAAGGAAACTATTTTGGAGGGAGAAGAAGTAATTGGGAGAATAGTTGTCTCCCCAGACTCTATACTAGTTGGAAGAACACTAGGAGAACTTGAACTTGCCAGCAACACAGGAGTTTGGATTATAGCTGTCAGGAGAGGAAAGAGATGGATATTTGGACCTGATAAGGAGTTTAAGATAAGAGCAGGAGATATACTCATAGGTAGAGGAACTAGGACATCAATAGATCAACTGAAGGAAATTGCAAGAGGGGTAATCAGGGTGATAGGAAATGAAAGAGTTAGAAGAGATTAA
- a CDS encoding indolepyruvate oxidoreductase subunit beta yields the protein MEFNLIIAGVGGQGGLTLSRIIGNAAMVEGYRVRIGETLGMSQRYGSVLSYLRFGENVYSPLIEEGKANLMLALEPVEALRNARFLGRDSYAIINAYPIHTATTLVGKEKYPELDEIKSAIAKICKVDMMNFQAEADKINPRTLGVVMLGYAYGKGLLPLKKESLIEGIKLTLREKLWEINFKALERGIELSRYAE from the coding sequence ATGGAGTTCAACTTGATTATAGCTGGGGTTGGCGGTCAAGGAGGTTTGACGCTCTCGAGGATAATAGGGAACGCGGCGATGGTCGAGGGCTACAGGGTTAGAATTGGTGAAACTTTGGGAATGAGTCAGCGTTATGGTAGCGTCCTCAGCTATTTAAGATTTGGCGAGAATGTTTACTCTCCCCTGATAGAGGAGGGAAAGGCCAACTTGATGCTTGCCCTTGAGCCTGTGGAGGCTCTAAGAAACGCAAGGTTCCTGGGTAGAGATAGTTATGCTATAATAAATGCCTACCCAATCCACACGGCAACTACCTTAGTCGGGAAAGAGAAGTATCCTGAGCTCGACGAAATTAAGAGTGCAATCGCGAAGATATGCAAGGTTGACATGATGAACTTTCAGGCCGAGGCAGATAAGATAAACCCCAGGACCCTCGGGGTAGTCATGCTTGGCTATGCCTATGGTAAGGGCTTATTGCCTTTAAAGAAGGAGAGCTTGATTGAGGGCATAAAACTTACGCTGAGGGAGAAGCTCTGGGAGATAAACTTCAAGGCTTTGGAAAGGGGAATTGAGCTCAGTCGTTATGCCGAATGA
- a CDS encoding SDR family oxidoreductase, whose protein sequence is MIKIDLSGRLAFTTASSKGIGFGVAKVLAIAGADVILLSRNKDNLEKAKEKIKEVANVNVSYIVADLTKREDLARAVREVKDIGDPDIFFYSTGGPKPGYFMEMTMEDWENAVDLLLYPAVYMTKELVPGMERKKFGRIIYLTSVAIKEPIPNIALSNVVRISLAGLVRTLAKELGPKGITVNGIMPGIIETDRVIQLAKDKAEREGKTLEEALKDYASPIPLGRLGKPEEIGYLVAFLASDLGSYINGAMIPVDGGRLNSVF, encoded by the coding sequence ATGATAAAGATAGATCTCAGTGGAAGGCTTGCATTTACAACGGCATCAAGCAAGGGGATAGGGTTTGGAGTGGCAAAAGTTCTGGCAATTGCGGGGGCTGACGTGATACTTCTCTCGAGAAATAAGGATAACTTAGAGAAGGCCAAAGAAAAAATTAAGGAGGTCGCAAACGTTAACGTTTCATACATAGTAGCCGATTTAACCAAGAGGGAGGATCTCGCAAGAGCAGTTAGAGAGGTCAAGGACATTGGCGATCCAGATATCTTCTTCTATTCTACTGGAGGGCCAAAGCCGGGGTACTTCATGGAGATGACTATGGAAGACTGGGAGAATGCCGTTGATCTTCTCCTATATCCAGCGGTTTACATGACAAAAGAGCTCGTCCCAGGAATGGAAAGAAAGAAGTTCGGCAGAATAATCTACCTAACGAGCGTTGCAATTAAGGAGCCAATTCCAAACATCGCACTGAGTAATGTGGTTAGGATTTCACTAGCAGGTCTCGTGAGGACGCTGGCAAAGGAGCTTGGGCCTAAAGGAATAACCGTTAATGGGATAATGCCTGGGATAATAGAAACAGACAGAGTGATACAGCTCGCAAAGGACAAAGCTGAGAGAGAGGGTAAAACTCTCGAGGAAGCCCTAAAAGACTATGCAAGCCCAATTCCACTTGGAAGGCTAGGAAAGCCGGAGGAGATAGGTTATCTCGTAGCGTTCCTAGCGAGTGATCTTGGATCCTATATAAACGGTGCAATGATACCTGTCGACGGTGGGAGGTTAAACTCGGTATTCTGA